A genomic region of Sandaracinaceae bacterium contains the following coding sequences:
- the atpG gene encoding ATP synthase F1 subunit gamma, with the protein MANLKLIRKRIGSVKSTQKITRAMKMVAAARLAKAQQAITELRPYALKTLEVLSSVAARAGEEDVHPLLARRDPKRVMLVVLTSDRGLAGAFNANVNKAAYLKWKALEDDGVEVSFAVVGRKGRDFFRRRGANIRRDFTGVFENLTVESAGEIGRYIVGEYIAGGQARLAAAEREGRKLAPGPSVDMDSLEGKPHGLAEVDEGAETFTPTDSFEDAEPNLDAVFLIYNEFKSAMTQNVVVEPLLPIVPEEIEGAGEGELADQQVDFIYEPNKRALLDRILPMYLETEVFRSLLESVASEHGARMTAMDSATKNASDMIDRLTLVYNRARQAAITTELMEIIGGAEALKG; encoded by the coding sequence ATGGCGAACCTCAAGCTGATCCGGAAGCGCATCGGAAGCGTCAAGAGCACGCAGAAGATCACCCGGGCGATGAAGATGGTGGCGGCTGCGCGCCTCGCGAAGGCGCAGCAGGCCATCACCGAGCTCAGGCCCTACGCGCTCAAGACCCTCGAGGTCCTCAGCTCCGTGGCGGCTCGCGCGGGCGAGGAGGACGTACACCCCCTCCTCGCGCGCCGTGACCCGAAGCGCGTGATGCTCGTGGTCCTCACGAGCGACCGTGGCCTCGCGGGCGCGTTCAACGCGAACGTGAACAAGGCCGCCTATCTCAAGTGGAAGGCGCTCGAGGACGACGGCGTGGAGGTCAGCTTCGCGGTCGTCGGCCGCAAGGGGCGCGACTTCTTCCGCCGCCGCGGCGCGAACATTCGCCGCGACTTCACGGGCGTCTTCGAGAACCTCACCGTCGAGAGCGCGGGCGAGATCGGCCGCTACATCGTCGGCGAGTACATCGCGGGCGGCCAGGCGCGCCTCGCGGCCGCCGAGCGCGAGGGTCGCAAGCTCGCTCCGGGCCCGTCGGTCGACATGGACAGCCTCGAGGGCAAGCCGCACGGCCTGGCCGAGGTCGACGAGGGGGCCGAGACCTTCACCCCCACCGACTCGTTCGAGGACGCCGAGCCGAACCTCGACGCCGTCTTCCTCATCTACAACGAGTTCAAGAGCGCGATGACCCAGAACGTGGTCGTCGAGCCGCTCCTGCCCATCGTGCCCGAGGAGATCGAGGGCGCGGGCGAAGGCGAGCTGGCCGATCAGCAGGTCGACTTCATCTACGAGCCGAACAAGCGCGCGCTGCTCGACCGCATCCTCCCGATGTACCTCGAGACCGAGGTCTTCCGTTCGCTCCTCGAGTCGGTGGCCTCCGAGCACGGCGCCCGCATGACGGCGATGGACTCGGCGACGAAGAACGCGTCGGACATGATCGACCGCCTCACGCTCGTCTACAACCGCGCCCGCCAGGCCGCGATCACGACGGAGCTGATGGAGATCATCGGCGGCGCGGAGGCCCTCAAGGGCTGA